In Sphaeramia orbicularis chromosome 1, fSphaOr1.1, whole genome shotgun sequence, a genomic segment contains:
- the LOC115420253 gene encoding long-chain fatty acid transport protein 1-like isoform X1 — MHLIVGVCVCFVVFGAAKLLHLSWFCSLLAGLGLYMAQSGSWRFCHVALCTIKRDLMCLFVILKVRWSMYHNLRNKCTIPALFAQMVKLHPDKPALIYEATGEVWTFMELQGRCHAVAHWALGQGWTEGDVVALFLESHPVMVPLWLGLAMVGVEAAFINQNLRLDSLLHCVRVSGARAVVFGTELTEAVSQVSSSLQANMILFSIGQPQNEKEKLGSLQVHSLDPLLACSPKTPPNYTLRKEFNDKLFYIYTSGTTGMPKAAVVVHSRYYRITAFGFHSFGLRHDDVIYNCLPLYHSAGTVMGVGQCLLFGLTVVIRRKFSASRFWDDCAKHKCTVIQYIGEICRYLLAQPVRPSEGQHQVRVAIGNGLRPSVWGEFVQRFRIQKIGEFYGATECNCSLINIDGKIGACGFNSRILPSFYPIRLVRVKEESGELLRDAQGLCIPSLPGELGMLVGRINHTDPLRRFDGYVDKDSTNQKIAHNVFKIGDSAYVSGDVMVMDEYGYIYFKDRSGDTFRWRGENVSTTEVEGILSGLLGHTAVAVYGVSVPGVEGKAGMAAVAHTEGSFDLDAFLFAVTKALPSYARPVFLRLMPAVDTTATFKITKTRLQREGYKPQQSKEKIYFLDGRVGRYEAVTDQLYNAIIEGKLHTVYTRAPGRLNRTWTGFLHVPHTTLKSHLKGKTTQGRLIQLHEGYH; from the exons ATGCATCTGATTGTTGGTGTCTGTGTGTGCTTCGTTGTTTTTGGTGCTGCGAAGCTGCTTCACCTGTCCTGGTTCTGCAGCCTGTTGGCCGGACTGGGGCTGTACATGGCACAGAGTGGCTCCTGGAGGTTCTGTCATGTAGCCTTGTGCACCATCAAAAGAGATCTCAT GTGTTTGTTTGTGATACTGAAAGTGAGGTGGTCCATGTATCATAACCTGCGAAATAAGTGCACCATCCCTGCCCTGTTTGCCCAGATGGTGAAACTGCACCCAGATAAACCAGCCCTGATCTATGAGGCTACAGGAGAG GTATGGACTTTCATGGAGCTGCAGGGCCGCTGTCATGCTGTGGCTCACTGGGCGCTGGGACAGGGCTGGACAGAGGGGGACGTAGTGGCCCTGTTCTTGGAGAGTCATCCTGTCATGGTGCCCCTGTGGCTGGGTCTGGCTATGGTCGGAGTAGAGGCAGCGTTCATCAACCAAAACCTGCGACTGGATTCACTGCTGCACTGTGTTCGTGTGTCAGGAGCCCGGGCAGTGGTGTTTGGAACAGAGCTCACTGAAG CGGTGTCACAGGTGAGCAGCTCTCTGCAGGCCAACATGATTTTGTTCAGCATTGGTCAGCCGCAGAATGAAAAGGAGAAGCTTGGAAGCCTTCAGGTCCACAGCCTCGATCCTCTGCTGGCCTGCTCACCAAAAACCCCACCAAACTACACACTCAGAAAGGAATTTAACG ACAAACTGTTCTACATCTACACATCTGGAACAACAGGAATGCCAAAAGCAGCTGTCGTGGTGCACAGTCG GTATTACCGTATTACTGCTTTTGGTTTCCACTCCTTTGGTTTAAGACATGATGATGTTATCTACAACTGCCTTCCCCTCTACCACTCTGCAG GCACCGTCATGGGTGTTGGCCAGTGTTTACTCTTTGGTTTGACTGTTGTCATTAGGAGGAAATTCTCAGCCAGTCGATTTTGGGATGACTGTGCCAAACACAAATGTACT GTGATCCAGTACATTGGTGAGATCTGCCGTTACCTGTTGGCCCAGCCTGTTCGTCCATCTGAGGGACAACACCAGGTCCGTGTTGCCATTGGAAATGGCCTCCGTCCTTCTGTGTGGGGAGAGTTTGTCCAGAGATTCAGAATACAAAAAATTGGGGAGTTTTACGGCGCCACTGAGTGCAACTGCAGCCTGATTAACATCGATggaaag ATTGGTGCATGCGGCTTCAACAGCCGCATCCTGCCCAGTTTTTACCCCATCAGACTGGTCCGGGTGAAGGAGGAGAGTGGAGAGCTGCTAAGAGATGCACAGGGACTCTGCATACCCAGTCTAcctg GTGAGCTTGGTATGTTAGTGGGTCGCATCAATCATACTGATCCACTGAGGAGGTTTGATGGATACGTCGATAAGGATTCAACCAATCAGAAAATAGCTCACAATGTCTTCAAGATAGGAGACTCGGCTTATGTCTCAG GTGATGTTATGGTGATGGATGAATATGGCTACATATATTTCAAGGACCGGAGCGGTGACACATTTCGCTGGCGAGGGGAGAATGTGTCCACTACAGAGGTGGAGGGCATCCTCAGCGGTCTGCTGGGACACACTGCTGTCGCCGTTTACGGGGTATCTGTGCCAG GTGTGGAAGGAAAGGCAGGCATGGCAGCGGTGGCTCACACAGAAGGTTCATTTGACCTGGATGCTTTTTTGTTTGCTGTGACGAAAGCCCTGCCTTCATATGCACGGCCAGTTTTCCTTCGACTCATGCCAGCTGTTGATACTACAg CAACCTTCAAAATTACAAAGACAAGGCTGCAGAGAGAAGGATACAAGCCGCAACAGTCAAAGGAAAAGATTTATTTTCTGGATGGTCGTGTTGGTCGCTACGAGGCGGTCACTGATCAACTATATAATGCCATTATTGAGGGGAAG
- the LOC115420253 gene encoding long-chain fatty acid transport protein 1-like isoform X4, with product MHLIVGVCVCFVVFGAAKLLHLSWFCSLLAGLGLYMAQSGSWRFCHVALCTIKRDLMCLFVILKVRWSMYHNLRNKCTIPALFAQMVKLHPDKPALIYEATGEVWTFMELQGRCHAVAHWALGQGWTEGDVVALFLESHPVMVPLWLGLAMVGVEAAFINQNLRLDSLLHCVRVSGARAVVFGTELTEAVSQVSSSLQANMILFSIGQPQNEKEKLGSLQVHSLDPLLACSPKTPPNYTLRKEFNDKLFYIYTSGTTGMPKAAVVVHSRYYRITAFGFHSFGLRHDDVIYNCLPLYHSAGTVMGVGQCLLFGLTVVIRRKFSASRFWDDCAKHKCTVIQYIGEICRYLLAQPVRPSEGQHQVRVAIGNGLRPSVWGEFVQRFRIQKIGEFYGATECNCSLINIDGKIGACGFNSRILPSFYPIRLVRVKEESGELLRDAQGLCIPSLPGELGMLVGRINHTDPLRRFDGYVDKDSTNQKIAHNVFKIGDSAYVSGDVMVMDEYGYIYFKDRSGDTFRWRGENVSTTEVEGILSGLLGHTAVAVYGVSVPGVEGKAGMAAVAHTEGSFDLDAFLFAVTKALPSYARPVFLRLMPAVDTTDSGTLISK from the exons ATGCATCTGATTGTTGGTGTCTGTGTGTGCTTCGTTGTTTTTGGTGCTGCGAAGCTGCTTCACCTGTCCTGGTTCTGCAGCCTGTTGGCCGGACTGGGGCTGTACATGGCACAGAGTGGCTCCTGGAGGTTCTGTCATGTAGCCTTGTGCACCATCAAAAGAGATCTCAT GTGTTTGTTTGTGATACTGAAAGTGAGGTGGTCCATGTATCATAACCTGCGAAATAAGTGCACCATCCCTGCCCTGTTTGCCCAGATGGTGAAACTGCACCCAGATAAACCAGCCCTGATCTATGAGGCTACAGGAGAG GTATGGACTTTCATGGAGCTGCAGGGCCGCTGTCATGCTGTGGCTCACTGGGCGCTGGGACAGGGCTGGACAGAGGGGGACGTAGTGGCCCTGTTCTTGGAGAGTCATCCTGTCATGGTGCCCCTGTGGCTGGGTCTGGCTATGGTCGGAGTAGAGGCAGCGTTCATCAACCAAAACCTGCGACTGGATTCACTGCTGCACTGTGTTCGTGTGTCAGGAGCCCGGGCAGTGGTGTTTGGAACAGAGCTCACTGAAG CGGTGTCACAGGTGAGCAGCTCTCTGCAGGCCAACATGATTTTGTTCAGCATTGGTCAGCCGCAGAATGAAAAGGAGAAGCTTGGAAGCCTTCAGGTCCACAGCCTCGATCCTCTGCTGGCCTGCTCACCAAAAACCCCACCAAACTACACACTCAGAAAGGAATTTAACG ACAAACTGTTCTACATCTACACATCTGGAACAACAGGAATGCCAAAAGCAGCTGTCGTGGTGCACAGTCG GTATTACCGTATTACTGCTTTTGGTTTCCACTCCTTTGGTTTAAGACATGATGATGTTATCTACAACTGCCTTCCCCTCTACCACTCTGCAG GCACCGTCATGGGTGTTGGCCAGTGTTTACTCTTTGGTTTGACTGTTGTCATTAGGAGGAAATTCTCAGCCAGTCGATTTTGGGATGACTGTGCCAAACACAAATGTACT GTGATCCAGTACATTGGTGAGATCTGCCGTTACCTGTTGGCCCAGCCTGTTCGTCCATCTGAGGGACAACACCAGGTCCGTGTTGCCATTGGAAATGGCCTCCGTCCTTCTGTGTGGGGAGAGTTTGTCCAGAGATTCAGAATACAAAAAATTGGGGAGTTTTACGGCGCCACTGAGTGCAACTGCAGCCTGATTAACATCGATggaaag ATTGGTGCATGCGGCTTCAACAGCCGCATCCTGCCCAGTTTTTACCCCATCAGACTGGTCCGGGTGAAGGAGGAGAGTGGAGAGCTGCTAAGAGATGCACAGGGACTCTGCATACCCAGTCTAcctg GTGAGCTTGGTATGTTAGTGGGTCGCATCAATCATACTGATCCACTGAGGAGGTTTGATGGATACGTCGATAAGGATTCAACCAATCAGAAAATAGCTCACAATGTCTTCAAGATAGGAGACTCGGCTTATGTCTCAG GTGATGTTATGGTGATGGATGAATATGGCTACATATATTTCAAGGACCGGAGCGGTGACACATTTCGCTGGCGAGGGGAGAATGTGTCCACTACAGAGGTGGAGGGCATCCTCAGCGGTCTGCTGGGACACACTGCTGTCGCCGTTTACGGGGTATCTGTGCCAG GTGTGGAAGGAAAGGCAGGCATGGCAGCGGTGGCTCACACAGAAGGTTCATTTGACCTGGATGCTTTTTTGTTTGCTGTGACGAAAGCCCTGCCTTCATATGCACGGCCAGTTTTCCTTCGACTCATGCCAGCTGTTGATACTACAg
- the LOC115420253 gene encoding long-chain fatty acid transport protein 1-like isoform X3 has protein sequence MHLIVGVCVCFVVFGAAKLLHLSWFCSLLAGLGLYMAQSGSWRFCHVALCTIKRDLMCLFVILKVRWSMYHNLRNKCTIPALFAQMVKLHPDKPALIYEATGEVWTFMELQGRCHAVAHWALGQGWTEGDVVALFLESHPVMVPLWLGLAMVGVEAAFINQNLRLDSLLHCVRVSGARAVVFGTELTEAVSQVSSSLQANMILFSIGQPQNEKEKLGSLQVHSLDPLLACSPKTPPNYTLRKEFNDKLFYIYTSGTTGMPKAAVVVHSRYYRITAFGFHSFGLRHDDVIYNCLPLYHSAGTVMGVGQCLLFGLTVVIRRKFSASRFWDDCAKHKCTVIQYIGEICRYLLAQPVRPSEGQHQVRVAIGNGLRPSVWGEFVQRFRIQKIGEFYGATECNCSLINIDGKIGACGFNSRILPSFYPIRLVRVKEESGELLRDAQGLCIPSLPGELGMLVGRINHTDPLRRFDGYVDKDSTNQKIAHNVFKIGDSAYVSGDVMVMDEYGYIYFKDRSGDTFRWRGENVSTTEVEGILSGLLGHTAVAVYGVSVPGVEGKAGMAAVAHTEGSFDLDAFLFAVTKALPSYARPVFLRLMPAVDTTATFKITKTRLQREGYKPQQSKEKIYFLDGRVGRYEAVTDQLYNAIIEGKTLGP, from the exons ATGCATCTGATTGTTGGTGTCTGTGTGTGCTTCGTTGTTTTTGGTGCTGCGAAGCTGCTTCACCTGTCCTGGTTCTGCAGCCTGTTGGCCGGACTGGGGCTGTACATGGCACAGAGTGGCTCCTGGAGGTTCTGTCATGTAGCCTTGTGCACCATCAAAAGAGATCTCAT GTGTTTGTTTGTGATACTGAAAGTGAGGTGGTCCATGTATCATAACCTGCGAAATAAGTGCACCATCCCTGCCCTGTTTGCCCAGATGGTGAAACTGCACCCAGATAAACCAGCCCTGATCTATGAGGCTACAGGAGAG GTATGGACTTTCATGGAGCTGCAGGGCCGCTGTCATGCTGTGGCTCACTGGGCGCTGGGACAGGGCTGGACAGAGGGGGACGTAGTGGCCCTGTTCTTGGAGAGTCATCCTGTCATGGTGCCCCTGTGGCTGGGTCTGGCTATGGTCGGAGTAGAGGCAGCGTTCATCAACCAAAACCTGCGACTGGATTCACTGCTGCACTGTGTTCGTGTGTCAGGAGCCCGGGCAGTGGTGTTTGGAACAGAGCTCACTGAAG CGGTGTCACAGGTGAGCAGCTCTCTGCAGGCCAACATGATTTTGTTCAGCATTGGTCAGCCGCAGAATGAAAAGGAGAAGCTTGGAAGCCTTCAGGTCCACAGCCTCGATCCTCTGCTGGCCTGCTCACCAAAAACCCCACCAAACTACACACTCAGAAAGGAATTTAACG ACAAACTGTTCTACATCTACACATCTGGAACAACAGGAATGCCAAAAGCAGCTGTCGTGGTGCACAGTCG GTATTACCGTATTACTGCTTTTGGTTTCCACTCCTTTGGTTTAAGACATGATGATGTTATCTACAACTGCCTTCCCCTCTACCACTCTGCAG GCACCGTCATGGGTGTTGGCCAGTGTTTACTCTTTGGTTTGACTGTTGTCATTAGGAGGAAATTCTCAGCCAGTCGATTTTGGGATGACTGTGCCAAACACAAATGTACT GTGATCCAGTACATTGGTGAGATCTGCCGTTACCTGTTGGCCCAGCCTGTTCGTCCATCTGAGGGACAACACCAGGTCCGTGTTGCCATTGGAAATGGCCTCCGTCCTTCTGTGTGGGGAGAGTTTGTCCAGAGATTCAGAATACAAAAAATTGGGGAGTTTTACGGCGCCACTGAGTGCAACTGCAGCCTGATTAACATCGATggaaag ATTGGTGCATGCGGCTTCAACAGCCGCATCCTGCCCAGTTTTTACCCCATCAGACTGGTCCGGGTGAAGGAGGAGAGTGGAGAGCTGCTAAGAGATGCACAGGGACTCTGCATACCCAGTCTAcctg GTGAGCTTGGTATGTTAGTGGGTCGCATCAATCATACTGATCCACTGAGGAGGTTTGATGGATACGTCGATAAGGATTCAACCAATCAGAAAATAGCTCACAATGTCTTCAAGATAGGAGACTCGGCTTATGTCTCAG GTGATGTTATGGTGATGGATGAATATGGCTACATATATTTCAAGGACCGGAGCGGTGACACATTTCGCTGGCGAGGGGAGAATGTGTCCACTACAGAGGTGGAGGGCATCCTCAGCGGTCTGCTGGGACACACTGCTGTCGCCGTTTACGGGGTATCTGTGCCAG GTGTGGAAGGAAAGGCAGGCATGGCAGCGGTGGCTCACACAGAAGGTTCATTTGACCTGGATGCTTTTTTGTTTGCTGTGACGAAAGCCCTGCCTTCATATGCACGGCCAGTTTTCCTTCGACTCATGCCAGCTGTTGATACTACAg CAACCTTCAAAATTACAAAGACAAGGCTGCAGAGAGAAGGATACAAGCCGCAACAGTCAAAGGAAAAGATTTATTTTCTGGATGGTCGTGTTGGTCGCTACGAGGCGGTCACTGATCAACTATATAATGCCATTATTGAGGGGAAG
- the LOC115420253 gene encoding long-chain fatty acid transport protein 1-like isoform X2 yields MAQSGSWRFCHVALCTIKRDLMCLFVILKVRWSMYHNLRNKCTIPALFAQMVKLHPDKPALIYEATGEVWTFMELQGRCHAVAHWALGQGWTEGDVVALFLESHPVMVPLWLGLAMVGVEAAFINQNLRLDSLLHCVRVSGARAVVFGTELTEAVSQVSSSLQANMILFSIGQPQNEKEKLGSLQVHSLDPLLACSPKTPPNYTLRKEFNDKLFYIYTSGTTGMPKAAVVVHSRYYRITAFGFHSFGLRHDDVIYNCLPLYHSAGTVMGVGQCLLFGLTVVIRRKFSASRFWDDCAKHKCTVIQYIGEICRYLLAQPVRPSEGQHQVRVAIGNGLRPSVWGEFVQRFRIQKIGEFYGATECNCSLINIDGKIGACGFNSRILPSFYPIRLVRVKEESGELLRDAQGLCIPSLPGELGMLVGRINHTDPLRRFDGYVDKDSTNQKIAHNVFKIGDSAYVSGDVMVMDEYGYIYFKDRSGDTFRWRGENVSTTEVEGILSGLLGHTAVAVYGVSVPGVEGKAGMAAVAHTEGSFDLDAFLFAVTKALPSYARPVFLRLMPAVDTTATFKITKTRLQREGYKPQQSKEKIYFLDGRVGRYEAVTDQLYNAIIEGKLHTVYTRAPGRLNRTWTGFLHVPHTTLKSHLKGKTTQGRLIQLHEGYH; encoded by the exons ATGGCACAGAGTGGCTCCTGGAGGTTCTGTCATGTAGCCTTGTGCACCATCAAAAGAGATCTCAT GTGTTTGTTTGTGATACTGAAAGTGAGGTGGTCCATGTATCATAACCTGCGAAATAAGTGCACCATCCCTGCCCTGTTTGCCCAGATGGTGAAACTGCACCCAGATAAACCAGCCCTGATCTATGAGGCTACAGGAGAG GTATGGACTTTCATGGAGCTGCAGGGCCGCTGTCATGCTGTGGCTCACTGGGCGCTGGGACAGGGCTGGACAGAGGGGGACGTAGTGGCCCTGTTCTTGGAGAGTCATCCTGTCATGGTGCCCCTGTGGCTGGGTCTGGCTATGGTCGGAGTAGAGGCAGCGTTCATCAACCAAAACCTGCGACTGGATTCACTGCTGCACTGTGTTCGTGTGTCAGGAGCCCGGGCAGTGGTGTTTGGAACAGAGCTCACTGAAG CGGTGTCACAGGTGAGCAGCTCTCTGCAGGCCAACATGATTTTGTTCAGCATTGGTCAGCCGCAGAATGAAAAGGAGAAGCTTGGAAGCCTTCAGGTCCACAGCCTCGATCCTCTGCTGGCCTGCTCACCAAAAACCCCACCAAACTACACACTCAGAAAGGAATTTAACG ACAAACTGTTCTACATCTACACATCTGGAACAACAGGAATGCCAAAAGCAGCTGTCGTGGTGCACAGTCG GTATTACCGTATTACTGCTTTTGGTTTCCACTCCTTTGGTTTAAGACATGATGATGTTATCTACAACTGCCTTCCCCTCTACCACTCTGCAG GCACCGTCATGGGTGTTGGCCAGTGTTTACTCTTTGGTTTGACTGTTGTCATTAGGAGGAAATTCTCAGCCAGTCGATTTTGGGATGACTGTGCCAAACACAAATGTACT GTGATCCAGTACATTGGTGAGATCTGCCGTTACCTGTTGGCCCAGCCTGTTCGTCCATCTGAGGGACAACACCAGGTCCGTGTTGCCATTGGAAATGGCCTCCGTCCTTCTGTGTGGGGAGAGTTTGTCCAGAGATTCAGAATACAAAAAATTGGGGAGTTTTACGGCGCCACTGAGTGCAACTGCAGCCTGATTAACATCGATggaaag ATTGGTGCATGCGGCTTCAACAGCCGCATCCTGCCCAGTTTTTACCCCATCAGACTGGTCCGGGTGAAGGAGGAGAGTGGAGAGCTGCTAAGAGATGCACAGGGACTCTGCATACCCAGTCTAcctg GTGAGCTTGGTATGTTAGTGGGTCGCATCAATCATACTGATCCACTGAGGAGGTTTGATGGATACGTCGATAAGGATTCAACCAATCAGAAAATAGCTCACAATGTCTTCAAGATAGGAGACTCGGCTTATGTCTCAG GTGATGTTATGGTGATGGATGAATATGGCTACATATATTTCAAGGACCGGAGCGGTGACACATTTCGCTGGCGAGGGGAGAATGTGTCCACTACAGAGGTGGAGGGCATCCTCAGCGGTCTGCTGGGACACACTGCTGTCGCCGTTTACGGGGTATCTGTGCCAG GTGTGGAAGGAAAGGCAGGCATGGCAGCGGTGGCTCACACAGAAGGTTCATTTGACCTGGATGCTTTTTTGTTTGCTGTGACGAAAGCCCTGCCTTCATATGCACGGCCAGTTTTCCTTCGACTCATGCCAGCTGTTGATACTACAg CAACCTTCAAAATTACAAAGACAAGGCTGCAGAGAGAAGGATACAAGCCGCAACAGTCAAAGGAAAAGATTTATTTTCTGGATGGTCGTGTTGGTCGCTACGAGGCGGTCACTGATCAACTATATAATGCCATTATTGAGGGGAAG
- the LOC115420311 gene encoding zinc-binding protein A33-like, with product MKHITPFTPVTLDPRTAGRTLQVSHGLHSILTMPGSTQKESHGVPVPANPERFHPMSSVLSREGFNSGVHSWDIEVGDTDNWTTGVAVHSISRQIAFEACPEAGLWCICLRNGEYLALTTPSHTLNLEGSRHLTRIHVKLNWDEGWLDFKNADTNGSIFTFRHRFEERVYPYFESISTSGILSLVAQKVSVSLDHDYMEDAAITNEVQATKSNSAATDITTAPTNSEMSESREGGEEKKEKKSQKSTMKSQFVKRKPTAARVKTSENKSDVKKQTSKNRFSDNYHISLFRAMKLTNKETSKEK from the exons ATGAAACACATCACCCCATTCA CTCCGGTGACCCTGGATCCCAGGACAGCAGGGAGGACTCTCCAAGTGTCTCATGGGCTGCATAGTATCCTGACTATGCCTGGATCAACACAGAAAGAAAGCCATGGTGTTCCTGTCCCAGCAAATCCAGAACGTTTCCACCCTATGTCCTCCGTCCTGTCAAGGGAGGGGTTTAACTCAGGAGTGCACAGCTGGGACATCGAG GTTGGTGACACAGATAACTGGACCACAGGAGTGGCTGTTCACTCGATATCCAGACAGATAGCTTTTGAAGCGTGTCCCGAGGCCGGCCTCTGGTGCATCTGCCTGCGTAATGGAGAGTATCTGGCCCTGACCACTCCCTCTCACACCCTTAACCTTGAGGGGTCACGCCATCTTACGAGGATCCATGTGAAGTTGAACTGGGACGAAGGGTGGCTTGATTTTAAAAATGCTGACACTAATGGGTCTATTTTCACATTCAGACATCGCTTTGAGGAGAGGGTCTACCCGTACTTTGAGAGTATATCCACCAGTGGGATCCTGTCTCTTGTGGCACAGAAAGTCAGCGTCAGCTTAGATCATGATTATATGGAAGACGCTGCTATCACTAACGAAGTTCAGGCGACAAAAAGTAACTCCGCTGCAACAGACATTACAACTGCACCAACTAACAGCGAGATGTCTGAGagtagagaaggaggagaagagaaaaaggagaaaaaaagtcagaaatccaCCATGAAGAGTCAGTTCGTTAAAAGAAAACCCACTGCTGCAAGGGTAAAGACATCAGAAAACAAAAGTGATGTGAAAAAACAGACCAGCAAGAACCGATTCAGTGACAACTACCATATTTCACTGTTCAGAGCCATGAAGCTCACCAACAAGGAGACCagtaaagaaaaataa